Proteins encoded in a region of the Geobacillus genomosp. 3 genome:
- a CDS encoding DUF1885 family protein — protein MNTCLKLPAGKTVTIEEVKQLLERYRTALGKTGEQLGWAYGQAAFPYAVGEHEAALYLQGDGRLYKGIVISVRTTEEATFIDVALPPGATHGDKGKANEFSKWLGKALGGELHLFSGRTMVFGSA, from the coding sequence TTGAACACATGCTTGAAGCTGCCGGCTGGGAAAACGGTTACAATCGAGGAAGTGAAACAGCTGCTCGAGCGCTACCGAACAGCGCTTGGCAAAACAGGAGAACAGCTCGGCTGGGCTTACGGACAGGCCGCGTTTCCGTATGCGGTCGGCGAACATGAAGCCGCCCTTTACTTGCAAGGCGACGGCCGTCTGTATAAAGGAATCGTTATTTCAGTGCGGACAACCGAGGAAGCAACGTTCATTGATGTAGCGCTGCCACCGGGGGCGACGCACGGGGATAAAGGGAAAGCAAATGAATTCAGCAAATGGCTCGGGAAAGCGCTTGGTGGCGAACTGCATTTGTTCAGCGGCCGGACGATGGTGTTTGGCAGCGCGTAA
- the def gene encoding peptide deformylase, with translation MITMKDIIKEGHPTLRKIAEPVPLPPSEEDKRILQSLLDYVKTSQDPELAAKYGLRPGIGLAAPQINVSKRMIAVHVTDENGTLYSYALFNPKIVSHSVQQCYLTTGEGCLSVDRDVPGYVPRYARITVTGTTIDGEEVTLRLKGLPAIVFQHEIDHLNGIMFYDHINPADPFKAPEGAIPIGR, from the coding sequence ATGATCACGATGAAAGATATCATTAAAGAAGGACATCCGACGCTGCGGAAGATCGCCGAGCCCGTTCCACTGCCGCCTTCGGAGGAAGACAAGCGCATTTTGCAAAGCTTGCTTGACTATGTCAAAACGAGCCAAGACCCGGAACTGGCGGCCAAGTACGGCTTGCGGCCCGGCATTGGGCTGGCCGCTCCGCAAATTAACGTATCAAAGCGGATGATCGCCGTCCATGTTACTGACGAAAACGGAACGCTATACAGCTACGCCTTGTTCAACCCGAAAATCGTCAGCCACTCTGTACAGCAATGTTATTTGACAACCGGGGAAGGCTGCCTGTCCGTCGACCGCGATGTGCCAGGGTATGTGCCGCGCTACGCCCGCATCACCGTCACCGGCACAACGATCGACGGCGAAGAAGTCACCTTGCGCCTTAAGGGATTGCCAGCTATCGTCTTTCAGCATGAAATTGATCATTTAAACGGCATTATGTTTTACGACCATATCAATCCGGCCGACCCGTTTAAAGCGCCGGAAGGAGCGATCCCGATCGGGCGCTGA
- the pdhA gene encoding pyruvate dehydrogenase (acetyl-transferring) E1 component subunit alpha produces the protein MGVKTSQFRFAEQLEKVAEQFPTFQILNEEGEIVNKEAMPDLSDDQLKELMRRMVYTRILDQRSISLNRQGRLGFYAPTAGQEASQIASHFALEKEDFILPGYRDVPQIVWHGLPLYQAFLFSRGHFHGNQIPEGVNVLPPQIIIGAQYIQAAGVALGLKMRGKKAVAITYTGDGGTSQGDFYEGINFAGAFKAPAIFIVQNNRFAISTPVEKQTVAQTLAQKAVAAGIPGIQVDGMDALAVYAAVKAARERAINGEGPTLIETLCFRYGPHTMSGDDPTRYRSKELENEWAKKDPLVRFRKFLEAKDLWSEEEENRVIEQAKEDIKEAIKKADETPKQKVTDLISIMYEELPANLKEQYEIYKEKESK, from the coding sequence ATGGGTGTGAAGACCTCCCAGTTTCGGTTTGCGGAGCAGCTCGAGAAAGTGGCCGAGCAGTTTCCGACGTTCCAAATTTTGAATGAAGAAGGCGAAATCGTCAATAAAGAGGCGATGCCGGATTTAAGTGACGATCAGTTAAAAGAGTTAATGCGCCGCATGGTGTATACGCGCATTCTTGACCAACGCTCCATTTCGTTAAACCGTCAAGGCCGCCTCGGCTTTTACGCGCCGACTGCCGGGCAGGAAGCAAGCCAAATTGCCAGCCACTTTGCGCTTGAAAAAGAGGACTTCATTTTGCCGGGATACCGGGATGTCCCACAAATCGTTTGGCACGGGCTGCCGCTTTACCAAGCATTTTTGTTCTCACGCGGCCATTTCCATGGAAACCAAATCCCAGAAGGCGTCAACGTCTTGCCGCCGCAAATCATCATCGGCGCCCAATACATTCAAGCAGCCGGCGTGGCGCTCGGCCTGAAAATGCGGGGCAAAAAAGCAGTAGCCATTACATACACGGGCGACGGCGGTACATCGCAAGGCGATTTCTACGAAGGGATCAACTTTGCTGGAGCGTTTAAAGCACCGGCCATCTTTATCGTGCAAAACAACCGCTTTGCTATCTCGACGCCGGTCGAAAAGCAAACGGTGGCCCAAACGTTGGCACAAAAAGCGGTTGCTGCCGGCATTCCGGGCATTCAAGTCGACGGCATGGACGCGCTCGCGGTCTACGCAGCGGTGAAGGCAGCTCGCGAACGCGCCATTAACGGTGAAGGGCCGACGCTCATCGAAACGCTTTGCTTCCGCTACGGCCCGCACACGATGTCTGGCGACGATCCGACCCGCTATCGTTCGAAAGAGCTGGAAAACGAATGGGCGAAAAAAGATCCGCTTGTACGTTTCCGGAAGTTTTTGGAAGCAAAAGATTTATGGAGCGAGGAAGAGGAAAACCGCGTCATCGAGCAGGCGAAAGAGGATATTAAAGAGGCGATCAAAAAAGCAGATGAAACGCCGAAGCAAAAAGTAACCGACTTGATCAGCATCATGTACGAAGAGTTGCCGGCGAACTTAAAGGAACAGTATGAAATTTATAAAGAGAAGGAGTCGAAGTAA
- a CDS encoding inositol monophosphatase family protein, with protein sequence MAGKWEEIDHYARQWIEEAGRRIRASFTEQLTVETKESRNDLVTNVDRGIEQFLAEQIRRQFPGHHLLGEEGFGDELAVLDGIVWVIDPIDGTMNFVHQQRHFAVSIGIFEDGIGQLGYVYDVVFGELYSAQKGRGLFFNGKPLDRLQPVAVAESVIAVNATWLMENRRLDHRPLVRLAKAARGTRSYGSAALELAYVAAGRLDAYISPRLSPWDFAGGMILIQEAGGIVTNLDGKPLDLLSRNSVLAAKPGVHEEILQRYLQH encoded by the coding sequence ATGGCAGGGAAATGGGAAGAGATCGACCACTATGCCCGGCAATGGATTGAAGAAGCTGGACGGCGCATTCGCGCCTCGTTTACCGAACAATTGACCGTCGAAACGAAAGAAAGCCGCAACGATTTAGTAACAAACGTCGACCGCGGCATTGAACAGTTTTTGGCCGAACAGATCCGCCGCCAGTTTCCCGGTCATCATTTATTGGGCGAAGAAGGGTTCGGTGACGAGCTCGCCGTATTGGATGGGATCGTCTGGGTGATTGACCCGATTGACGGAACGATGAATTTTGTCCATCAACAGCGTCATTTTGCCGTATCGATCGGCATTTTTGAGGATGGGATTGGTCAGCTTGGCTATGTGTATGACGTCGTCTTTGGCGAGCTGTACTCGGCGCAAAAAGGGCGGGGATTGTTTTTCAATGGCAAACCGCTTGACCGCCTGCAGCCGGTAGCGGTCGCGGAATCGGTCATCGCTGTCAACGCAACATGGCTGATGGAAAACCGGCGCCTCGACCACCGCCCGCTCGTGCGGCTGGCCAAAGCGGCGCGCGGCACGCGCTCGTATGGATCGGCGGCGCTTGAGCTCGCCTATGTTGCCGCCGGCCGCTTGGATGCCTACATTTCGCCGCGTCTGTCGCCGTGGGATTTTGCCGGTGGGATGATTTTAATCCAAGAGGCAGGCGGGATCGTGACGAATCTCGACGGAAAGCCGCTCGATCTGCTCAGCCGCAATTCGGTGCTTGCCGCCAAGCCGGGCGTGCATGAAGAAATTTTGCAGCGCTACCTCCAGCACTGA
- a CDS encoding UPF0223 family protein, with amino-acid sequence MGYSYPFCYDWSTQEIIDVIKFFTAIETAYERGMKREELMDVYRRFKEIVPSKSEENRLYAEFEKESGYSSYTVMKQVKEAKNGDWIRIEPSGRNAVGKRTN; translated from the coding sequence ATGGGTTATTCGTATCCGTTTTGTTACGATTGGTCGACGCAAGAAATCATTGATGTCATTAAGTTTTTTACGGCGATCGAAACGGCGTATGAACGCGGGATGAAGCGCGAAGAACTGATGGACGTCTACCGCCGCTTTAAAGAGATCGTTCCGTCCAAAAGTGAGGAAAACCGTTTGTACGCCGAATTTGAAAAGGAAAGCGGCTATTCGTCGTACACGGTCATGAAGCAGGTGAAGGAAGCGAAAAACGGCGACTGGATCCGCATCGAGCCAAGCGGTCGAAACGCGGTAGGTAAACGCACAAATTAG
- a CDS encoding aminotransferase class I/II-fold pyridoxal phosphate-dependent enzyme, translated as MSQLETPLFTGLLEHAKKDPVQFHIPGHKKGAGMDPEFRAFIGENALAIDLINISPLDDLHHPKGMIRRAQELAAEAFGADYTFFSVQGTSGAIMTMVMSVAGPGDKIIVPRNVHKSVMSAIVFSGATPIFIHPEIDKELGISHGITPQAVEKALEQHPDAKGVLVINPTYFGIAGDLKKIVEIAHSYNVPVLVDEAHGVHIHFHERLPLSAMQAGADMAATSVHKLGGSLTQSSILNVREGLVSANHVQAILSMLTTTSTSYLLLASLDVARKQLATKGRELIDKAIHLAEWTRRQINEIPYLYCVGKEILGTEATYDYDPTKLIISVKELGLTGHDVEQWLRETYNIEVELSDLYNILCIITPGDSEREAGLLVSALRRLSEQFSHQAAAGVKPKVLLPDIPALALTPRDAFYAETEVVPFHESAGRIIAEFVMVYPPGIPIFIPGEIITEENLKYIETNLAAGLPVQGPEDDTLQTLRVIKEYKPIR; from the coding sequence TTGTCGCAACTCGAAACACCATTGTTTACCGGACTGCTGGAACACGCCAAAAAAGATCCGGTCCAATTTCACATTCCCGGCCATAAAAAAGGAGCCGGCATGGATCCGGAATTTCGCGCCTTCATCGGGGAAAACGCCTTGGCGATCGATTTAATCAACATCAGCCCGCTCGATGACTTACACCATCCGAAAGGGATGATCAGACGGGCGCAAGAACTTGCTGCTGAAGCGTTCGGCGCCGATTATACGTTTTTCTCGGTACAGGGGACGAGCGGCGCGATCATGACGATGGTCATGTCGGTCGCCGGACCGGGCGATAAAATTATCGTGCCGCGCAACGTCCATAAATCCGTGATGTCGGCGATCGTCTTTTCCGGGGCCACGCCGATTTTCATCCATCCGGAAATCGATAAGGAGCTTGGCATTTCCCACGGCATCACCCCCCAAGCGGTCGAAAAAGCGCTCGAACAACACCCGGATGCCAAAGGGGTGCTCGTCATCAACCCGACGTACTTCGGCATTGCCGGCGATTTGAAAAAAATCGTCGAGATCGCCCATTCGTACAATGTCCCGGTGCTCGTCGACGAAGCGCATGGCGTGCATATCCATTTCCATGAACGCTTGCCGCTCTCCGCGATGCAAGCCGGCGCTGATATGGCGGCGACAAGCGTCCATAAGCTCGGCGGATCGCTGACGCAAAGCTCGATTTTAAACGTGCGTGAGGGGCTCGTTTCCGCCAACCATGTGCAAGCCATTTTAAGCATGTTGACAACGACATCAACATCGTATTTGCTGCTTGCTTCGCTTGATGTCGCCCGCAAACAGCTGGCGACGAAAGGACGGGAGCTCATCGACAAGGCGATCCACCTCGCGGAATGGACGCGGCGGCAAATCAATGAAATTCCGTATTTATACTGCGTCGGTAAAGAAATTTTAGGCACAGAAGCGACGTATGACTACGACCCGACGAAGCTGATCATCTCTGTCAAGGAGCTCGGTTTGACCGGCCATGATGTCGAACAATGGCTCCGCGAAACGTACAACATCGAGGTGGAGCTTTCCGATTTATATAACATTTTGTGCATCATCACCCCGGGTGACAGCGAGCGCGAAGCCGGTCTGCTCGTTTCAGCGCTTCGCCGTCTGTCGGAACAGTTCAGCCACCAAGCAGCCGCTGGGGTCAAACCGAAAGTGCTGCTCCCGGACATCCCGGCCTTAGCCTTGACGCCGCGCGATGCGTTTTATGCCGAAACGGAAGTTGTGCCGTTTCACGAGTCGGCGGGCCGAATTATCGCTGAATTTGTGATGGTGTACCCGCCTGGCATCCCAATCTTTATCCCGGGCGAAATCATTACGGAAGAAAACTTAAAGTATATCGAAACGAATTTGGCCGCTGGCCTCCCTGTCCAAGGCCCTGAGGATGATACGCTGCAAACGCTGCGCGTGATTAAAGAATATAAACCGATTCGCTAA
- a CDS encoding GapA-binding peptide SR1P, whose protein sequence is MGTIVCQACEATIGYFEDEKVTTLYGKCDCCEHDNEGEERE, encoded by the coding sequence ATGGGCACGATCGTATGTCAAGCATGTGAAGCGACGATTGGGTATTTCGAAGACGAAAAGGTGACAACGCTTTACGGAAAATGCGATTGTTGCGAGCATGACAACGAAGGGGAAGAAAGAGAGTAA
- the lpdA gene encoding dihydrolipoyl dehydrogenase translates to MVVGDFAIETETLVVGAGPGGYVAAIRAAQLGQKVTIVEKGNLGGVCLNVGCIPSKALISASHRYEQAKHSEEMGIKAENVTVDFAKVQEWKASVVKKLTGGVEGLLKGNKVEIVKGEAYFVDANTVRVVNGDSAQTYTFKNAIIATGSRPIELPSFKFSDRILDSTGALNLGEVPKSLVVIGGGYIGIELGTAYANFGTKVTILEGAGEILSGFEKQMAAIIKRRLKKKGVDIVTNALAKGAEERADGVTVTYEANGETKTVDADYVLVTVGRRPNTDELGLEQVGIKMTDRGLIEVDEQCRTSVPNIFAIGDIVPGPALAHKASYEGKVAAEAIAGHPSVVDYVAIPAVVFSDPECASVGYFEQQAKDEGIDVITAKFPFAANGRALALNDTDGFLKLVVRKEDGVVIGAQIIGPSASDMIAELGLAIEAGMTAEDIALTIHAHPTLGEIAMEAAEVALGTPIHIITK, encoded by the coding sequence ATGGTAGTTGGCGATTTTGCAATTGAAACGGAAACGCTCGTCGTCGGTGCCGGTCCTGGCGGTTATGTGGCCGCCATCCGCGCCGCACAGCTCGGCCAAAAAGTGACGATTGTGGAAAAAGGGAACTTAGGCGGCGTTTGCTTAAACGTCGGCTGCATCCCGTCAAAAGCACTGATCTCCGCAAGCCACCGCTATGAGCAGGCGAAGCATTCCGAAGAAATGGGCATTAAGGCGGAGAACGTCACTGTCGATTTTGCCAAAGTGCAAGAATGGAAAGCAAGCGTCGTGAAAAAATTAACGGGCGGCGTCGAAGGGCTGTTAAAAGGAAACAAAGTGGAGATTGTCAAAGGGGAAGCGTATTTTGTCGACGCCAATACGGTGCGTGTCGTCAACGGCGACAGCGCGCAGACGTATACGTTCAAAAACGCCATTATCGCCACTGGTTCGCGCCCGATTGAGCTGCCGAGTTTCAAGTTTTCCGACCGTATTCTTGATTCGACCGGAGCGCTCAACCTTGGGGAAGTTCCGAAATCGCTTGTTGTCATCGGCGGTGGTTATATCGGCATCGAGCTTGGTACAGCCTACGCCAACTTCGGAACGAAAGTAACGATTTTGGAAGGGGCCGGTGAAATTTTGTCCGGTTTTGAAAAACAAATGGCGGCCATCATTAAACGCCGCTTAAAGAAAAAAGGCGTTGACATCGTGACAAATGCGCTGGCAAAAGGAGCCGAGGAGCGCGCGGATGGCGTCACGGTCACGTATGAAGCTAACGGCGAAACGAAAACGGTTGATGCTGACTACGTGTTAGTCACGGTCGGCCGCCGTCCGAACACGGACGAGCTCGGCCTTGAACAAGTCGGCATTAAAATGACGGACCGCGGCTTGATTGAAGTGGACGAACAATGCCGCACAAGCGTGCCGAACATTTTCGCCATCGGTGACATCGTCCCAGGGCCGGCGCTCGCCCACAAGGCGTCGTATGAAGGAAAAGTAGCGGCTGAAGCCATCGCCGGCCATCCGTCAGTCGTCGATTATGTCGCCATTCCGGCGGTCGTGTTCTCCGATCCGGAGTGCGCTTCCGTTGGTTATTTTGAGCAGCAGGCAAAAGACGAAGGCATTGATGTGATCACGGCGAAGTTCCCGTTTGCCGCCAACGGCCGCGCCTTGGCGCTGAACGACACGGACGGCTTCCTGAAGCTTGTCGTTCGCAAAGAAGACGGCGTCGTCATCGGAGCGCAAATCATCGGCCCGAGCGCATCCGATATGATCGCCGAACTAGGATTGGCCATTGAGGCTGGGATGACGGCGGAAGATATTGCCTTGACGATCCATGCGCATCCGACGCTTGGCGAAATCGCCATGGAAGCAGCCGAAGTGGCGCTCGGCACACCGATTCATATTATTACGAAGTAA
- a CDS encoding NAD(P)H-dependent flavin oxidoreductase has product MEWKTRVTELLGITYPVIQGGLAYLAYADLAAAVSNAGGLGQITAMSLESPERLREEIRKVKEKTDRPFGVNFAIGQHGRPFAHMLEAALDEGVPVVSVTGGNPAPFFEQLKGTGVKTLVLVAAVRQAVKAEELGADAVMVVGQEGGGHLGKYDTGTFVLIPKVVDSVSIPVIASGGIADGRGLMAALALGAEGIEMGTRFIATKECVHAHPIYKDMIVNASENDTVVIKRSLGAPGRAIANKWTEKILEIEQQGGTYDDLKEYISGEANQRFIYEGKVDEGFAWAGQAIGLIRDVPSVAELFARMIGEAEQIRRRWAN; this is encoded by the coding sequence ATGGAATGGAAAACGAGGGTGACAGAATTGCTCGGCATTACATACCCAGTGATTCAAGGGGGATTGGCTTACTTGGCGTACGCCGATTTGGCTGCCGCTGTCTCGAATGCAGGCGGCCTCGGGCAAATTACGGCGATGTCGCTTGAAAGTCCGGAGCGGCTGCGCGAAGAAATTCGCAAAGTGAAAGAAAAAACTGACCGGCCGTTTGGCGTCAATTTCGCCATCGGTCAACATGGCCGCCCGTTTGCCCACATGCTGGAGGCCGCGCTTGACGAGGGCGTGCCGGTTGTTTCGGTCACCGGCGGCAACCCGGCGCCGTTTTTTGAGCAACTAAAGGGAACGGGCGTCAAAACATTGGTGCTTGTTGCGGCTGTCCGCCAGGCGGTGAAAGCGGAGGAGCTTGGCGCCGATGCGGTGATGGTTGTCGGCCAGGAGGGAGGCGGACATCTTGGCAAATATGACACCGGCACATTCGTCCTCATTCCGAAAGTCGTCGACTCGGTATCGATTCCGGTCATCGCCTCGGGCGGGATCGCGGATGGACGAGGCCTGATGGCCGCGCTGGCGCTCGGGGCGGAAGGAATCGAAATGGGGACGCGGTTTATCGCCACAAAAGAATGCGTTCACGCCCATCCGATATACAAAGACATGATCGTAAACGCCAGCGAGAACGATACGGTGGTCATTAAACGATCGCTCGGAGCGCCGGGACGGGCGATTGCCAACAAGTGGACAGAGAAAATATTGGAAATTGAGCAACAAGGCGGCACGTATGACGATTTGAAAGAATATATTAGCGGAGAGGCGAACCAACGCTTTATTTACGAAGGAAAGGTGGATGAAGGATTTGCCTGGGCCGGGCAGGCGATTGGGCTTATCCGTGATGTTCCATCCGTTGCCGAGCTGTTTGCCCGCATGATCGGCGAGGCGGAACAAATTCGACGCCGCTGGGCAAACTAA
- the pdhB gene encoding pyruvate dehydrogenase complex E1 component subunit beta, translated as MAQMTMVQAITDALRIELKNDPNVLIFGEDVGVNGGVFRATEGLQAEFGEERVFDTPLAESGIGGLAIGLALQGFRPVPEIQFFGFVYEVMDSISGQMARIRYRTGGRYHMPITVRSPFGGGVHTPELHSDSLEGLVAQQPGLKVVIPSTPYDAKGLLISSIRDNDPVIFLEHLKLYRSFRQEVPEGEYTIPIGKADIKREGKDLTIIAYGAMVHESLKAAAELEKEGISAEVVDLRTVQPLDIETIIGSVEKTGRAIVVQEAQRQAGIAANVVAEINERAILSLEAPVLRVAAPDTVYPFAQAESVWLPNFKDVIETAKKVMNF; from the coding sequence ATGGCGCAAATGACAATGGTTCAAGCGATCACCGATGCGCTGCGCATCGAGTTGAAAAATGATCCGAACGTGCTTATTTTTGGGGAAGACGTTGGGGTCAACGGCGGCGTATTCCGGGCTACCGAAGGGCTGCAAGCCGAGTTCGGCGAAGAACGCGTGTTTGATACGCCGCTGGCCGAATCGGGAATCGGCGGTCTGGCAATCGGCTTGGCGCTGCAAGGGTTTCGTCCGGTGCCGGAAATTCAGTTTTTTGGCTTTGTTTATGAAGTGATGGATTCGATTTCCGGGCAAATGGCACGTATTCGCTATCGCACTGGCGGCCGTTACCATATGCCGATTACGGTTCGCTCGCCTTTTGGCGGCGGTGTTCATACGCCAGAGTTGCATTCGGACAGCTTAGAGGGGCTTGTTGCTCAACAGCCGGGTCTGAAAGTCGTCATTCCATCAACGCCGTATGACGCCAAAGGGCTGCTCATCTCGTCCATTCGCGACAACGACCCGGTTATTTTCCTTGAGCATTTGAAGCTGTACCGCTCGTTCCGCCAAGAAGTGCCGGAAGGGGAGTACACAATTCCGATTGGCAAGGCGGACATTAAGCGCGAAGGAAAAGACTTAACGATCATCGCATACGGCGCCATGGTGCATGAATCGTTAAAGGCGGCGGCAGAATTAGAAAAGGAAGGCATTTCTGCTGAAGTCGTCGACTTGCGTACCGTGCAACCGCTCGATATCGAAACGATCATCGGGTCGGTGGAAAAGACAGGACGCGCCATCGTCGTCCAAGAGGCACAGCGGCAGGCCGGCATCGCCGCCAACGTCGTTGCCGAAATTAATGAGCGGGCCATTCTAAGCCTTGAGGCGCCGGTATTGCGCGTGGCTGCACCGGATACGGTGTACCCGTTTGCCCAAGCGGAGTCGGTGTGGCTGCCGAACTTTAAAGATGTGATCGAAACGGCGAAAAAAGTGATGAACTTCTAA
- a CDS encoding DUF5325 family protein, with protein sequence MKRIEPVPLLLAILAVAAIIAIGVFIAEQSAIGIAASILMFIAIMGAGFARKKRTRS encoded by the coding sequence ATGAAACGCATCGAGCCTGTGCCCCTGTTGCTCGCCATTCTCGCCGTTGCCGCTATTATAGCGATCGGCGTTTTCATCGCCGAACAAAGCGCAATCGGCATCGCCGCCTCGATACTCATGTTTATTGCCATTATGGGCGCCGGATTTGCCCGTAAAAAACGGACACGTTCATAA
- a CDS encoding dihydrolipoamide acetyltransferase family protein, with amino-acid sequence MAFEFKLPDIGEGIHEGEIVKWFVKPGDEVNEDDVLCEVQNDKAVVEIPSPVKGKVLEILVPEGTVATVGQTLITLDAPGYENMTFKGQEHEEETKKEEKTEAVSKEENVEAAAPAAAAEVDPTRRVIAMPSVRKYAREKGVDIRLVQGTGKNGRILKEDVDAFLAGGANAAAQPAPAPAAEEKAAPQAAAKPIAPEGEFPETREKMSGIRRAIAKAMVHSKHTAPHVTLMDEVDVTKLVAHRKKFKAIAAEKGIKLTFLPYVVKALVSALREYPVLNTSIDDETEEIIHKHYYNIGIAADTDRGLLVPVIKHADRKPIFGLAQEINELAEKARDGKLAPNEMKGASCTITNIGSAGGQWFTPVINHPEVAILGIGRIAEKPIVRDGEIVAAPVLALSLSFDHRMIDGATAQKALNHIKRLLSDPELLLMEA; translated from the coding sequence GTGGCATTTGAATTTAAGCTGCCGGACATCGGTGAAGGCATTCATGAAGGCGAGATCGTTAAATGGTTTGTGAAACCAGGCGATGAAGTCAACGAAGATGACGTACTGTGCGAAGTGCAAAACGACAAGGCGGTTGTCGAAATTCCGTCCCCGGTCAAAGGGAAAGTGCTTGAAATTCTCGTCCCGGAAGGAACGGTGGCGACGGTCGGGCAAACGCTTATCACGCTTGATGCGCCGGGATATGAAAACATGACGTTTAAAGGCCAAGAGCACGAAGAAGAGACGAAAAAAGAGGAAAAAACGGAAGCGGTGTCGAAAGAGGAAAACGTTGAAGCTGCTGCTCCGGCAGCCGCGGCGGAAGTGGATCCAACCCGCCGAGTCATCGCGATGCCGTCTGTGCGCAAATATGCGCGTGAAAAAGGTGTGGACATTCGCCTCGTTCAAGGAACAGGCAAAAATGGCCGCATCTTAAAAGAAGATGTCGATGCCTTCCTTGCCGGCGGCGCAAACGCCGCGGCCCAACCCGCTCCGGCGCCGGCGGCCGAGGAAAAAGCAGCGCCGCAAGCGGCGGCGAAACCGATCGCGCCGGAAGGGGAATTCCCGGAAACGCGCGAGAAAATGAGCGGCATTCGCCGGGCGATCGCCAAAGCGATGGTCCATTCGAAACATACTGCTCCACACGTGACGCTTATGGACGAAGTCGATGTGACGAAACTCGTCGCCCACCGGAAAAAGTTCAAAGCGATCGCGGCCGAAAAAGGCATCAAGCTGACGTTCTTGCCGTATGTTGTCAAAGCGCTCGTTTCCGCGCTGCGTGAATACCCGGTGCTGAATACGTCCATCGATGATGAAACGGAAGAAATCATCCATAAGCATTATTACAACATCGGCATCGCCGCTGACACAGACCGCGGCTTGCTTGTGCCGGTCATTAAACATGCCGACCGGAAGCCGATTTTCGGCTTGGCGCAAGAAATCAACGAGCTCGCCGAAAAAGCGCGGGACGGCAAATTGGCGCCAAATGAAATGAAAGGCGCGTCGTGCACGATTACCAACATCGGCTCAGCCGGCGGGCAATGGTTCACCCCGGTCATCAACCATCCGGAAGTGGCCATTCTTGGCATCGGCCGCATCGCGGAAAAACCGATCGTCCGCGATGGCGAAATCGTTGCTGCTCCGGTTCTGGCGCTCTCTTTGAGCTTCGACCATCGGATGATCGACGGAGCAACGGCGCAAAAAGCGCTCAACCACATTAAACGGCTGTTAAGCGATCCAGAATTATTATTAATGGAGGCGTAA